Proteins encoded in a region of the Isoalcanivorax pacificus W11-5 genome:
- the tcmP gene encoding three-Cys-motif partner protein TcmP produces the protein MTHSFGGIWTRKKLGVLERYLAFYMTALKKQSFTLHYADAFAGTGSHSPAMQADQEMLIPYEDFRGSVQAALSVEPAFHHYHFNDLNPDHIAELHQLSDSHPDKVIHIYQQDANVFVPQFCASMGRSDRAVLFLDPYSTQLDWSTLRHVAASGKVDMWMLFPLSVILRMTPRDGDKLRPEWDGTLTRLLGTQDWQQAFYKPSVEPAIDDLFGDSKDSGIQRIDAGELGHWVTGRLREIFAFVPEPMLLENNGHPLFLFYFAVSNPSRSAWGLARRAVHSIMKQK, from the coding sequence ATGACGCACAGTTTTGGAGGGATATGGACCAGAAAGAAGTTGGGGGTACTGGAGCGCTACCTTGCTTTTTATATGACCGCGTTAAAGAAGCAGTCTTTCACGCTCCACTACGCCGATGCCTTCGCCGGCACAGGGTCTCACTCTCCAGCGATGCAGGCTGATCAGGAAATGTTGATTCCCTACGAGGATTTTCGGGGGTCTGTACAGGCGGCTTTGTCAGTCGAGCCCGCGTTTCACCACTATCATTTCAATGACCTTAACCCTGATCATATTGCAGAACTCCATCAGTTATCCGACAGTCATCCCGATAAGGTGATCCATATCTACCAACAGGATGCGAATGTTTTCGTGCCACAGTTCTGTGCAAGTATGGGCAGAAGCGATCGGGCAGTGCTCTTTCTCGACCCCTACAGTACACAACTGGACTGGTCTACATTGAGGCATGTGGCCGCATCCGGCAAAGTCGATATGTGGATGCTGTTTCCCTTGTCGGTGATCTTGCGCATGACGCCCCGCGATGGTGACAAGCTCAGGCCTGAGTGGGATGGCACTTTGACGCGACTCCTGGGAACACAGGATTGGCAGCAGGCTTTCTACAAGCCTTCTGTCGAGCCGGCCATCGACGATCTCTTTGGTGACAGCAAAGATTCTGGCATTCAGCGTATCGACGCAGGAGAGCTTGGGCATTGGGTAACAGGCAGATTGCGAGAGATATTCGCCTTTGTGCCCGAGCCAATGTTGCTCGAGAATAACGGACATCCATTGTTTCTTTTCTATTTTGCGGTTTCCAACCCTTCAAGGAGTGCATGGGGCTTGGCGCGGCGGGCGGTGCATTCCATTATGAAGCAGAAGTAG
- a CDS encoding DUF6933 domain-containing protein, with product MITLHATRKLFAKPPLNGEGQLPVTGWTEWLYEQPALHINPLSDWHGKLVTMQHRNCMLLRHNATRFPLAFFALTKPDFAELNDCFVDVLMTAMMKCEASDTQRHEGRAGTAIALRRPESSGYDRLWRQRLAGHHTRLNQRQPFPVTKRRKAVAA from the coding sequence ATGATCACACTCCACGCCACGCGCAAGCTGTTCGCGAAACCGCCGTTGAATGGTGAGGGGCAGTTGCCCGTAACCGGATGGACCGAGTGGCTTTATGAGCAACCCGCACTGCATATCAACCCGCTGAGTGACTGGCACGGCAAGCTGGTGACGATGCAGCACCGCAACTGCATGTTGCTGAGACACAACGCCACCCGCTTTCCGCTGGCGTTCTTCGCGTTGACCAAACCCGATTTCGCCGAATTGAATGATTGTTTTGTGGATGTATTGATGACAGCCATGATGAAATGTGAAGCAAGCGACACTCAGCGGCATGAAGGAAGAGCTGGAACTGCTATTGCATTACGGCGACCTGAAAGTAGCGGGTATGATCGGCTATGGCGTCAGCGCCTGGCTGGCCATCACACCAGGCTCAATCAAAGGCAGCCCTTTCCTGTGACCAAAAGAAGAAAGGCTGTCGCTGCTTGA
- a CDS encoding type II toxin-antitoxin system RelE/ParE family toxin, with protein sequence MVFQAYHLDNMYPIGYDWPMFTINDTSVFRGWLNRLKDPVGKAAVLRRIGRAQKGNFGDHKSVGEGVFEMRIPAGPGYRVYYMQTADAVYLLLVGGDKSSQQDDIEKAQQMAAEIREEANDD encoded by the coding sequence GTGGTTTTTCAGGCATATCACCTTGATAATATGTATCCAATTGGATACGATTGGCCGATGTTCACTATTAACGACACAAGCGTTTTCCGGGGCTGGCTCAACAGGTTGAAAGATCCCGTTGGTAAGGCGGCTGTGCTGAGGCGGATTGGGCGAGCCCAGAAAGGTAACTTCGGAGACCATAAGTCGGTAGGGGAGGGCGTGTTCGAGATGCGCATTCCTGCCGGACCAGGGTATCGGGTGTACTACATGCAGACCGCTGATGCGGTCTATCTGCTGCTGGTGGGTGGCGACAAAAGCAGCCAGCAGGACGATATTGAGAAAGCGCAGCAGATGGCTGCCGAGATCAGAGAGGAAGCGAATGATGACTAA
- a CDS encoding addiction module antidote protein, which translates to MMTKAASDKYGVKPFDIAEHLDSEAVIAEYLTSILADGDQDELLEAISQVARARGMADLARDAGLGRESLYKALRPGSQPRFHTVVKVLHALGVDLQAVPTAKAH; encoded by the coding sequence ATGATGACTAAGGCAGCGAGCGACAAATACGGCGTTAAGCCATTTGATATTGCTGAGCACCTCGATAGCGAAGCTGTCATTGCCGAGTATCTGACTTCGATACTGGCGGATGGTGATCAGGATGAGCTGCTGGAGGCAATCAGTCAGGTGGCACGCGCGCGAGGTATGGCGGATCTGGCGCGGGACGCAGGCTTGGGTCGCGAAAGCTTGTACAAAGCCCTGCGCCCTGGCTCCCAGCCACGCTTCCATACTGTGGTGAAAGTTCTTCATGCGTTGGGTGTTGATCTGCAAGCTGTTCCGACTGCGAAAGCACACTAG
- a CDS encoding phage Gp37/Gp68 family protein codes for MSKIEWTEQTWNPVTGCTKVSPGCKHCYAETMAHRLQAMGAPGYENGFGLSLLPERLAQPLRRRKPTMYFVNSMSDLFQDGVPDSFIDQVMEVIRTTPQHTYQILTKRSGNMRDYFAGRRVPDNAWLGVSVEDRKYGKPRITELQAIKARTRFLSVEPLLEDLGHMNLKGIHWVIVGGESGVGARPMKQEWALNIRNQCLTEGVDFFFKQWGAWGADGKQRTKKANGRLLDGQVWNMIPSVMV; via the coding sequence ATGAGCAAGATCGAGTGGACTGAGCAGACCTGGAACCCGGTGACCGGATGTACCAAGGTTTCTCCGGGGTGCAAGCATTGTTATGCAGAAACCATGGCGCACCGGCTACAGGCGATGGGGGCGCCTGGGTATGAAAATGGTTTTGGCCTGAGTCTGCTCCCGGAGCGGCTTGCGCAGCCTCTGCGCCGCCGTAAGCCGACGATGTATTTTGTGAACTCGATGAGTGATCTGTTCCAGGATGGTGTGCCTGACTCTTTTATTGACCAGGTCATGGAGGTGATTCGTACCACGCCTCAGCACACTTACCAGATACTGACCAAGCGCAGCGGTAACATGCGGGATTACTTTGCTGGCCGCAGGGTGCCCGACAATGCTTGGTTGGGTGTTTCCGTCGAGGACCGAAAGTACGGTAAGCCGCGTATCACTGAACTTCAGGCGATTAAAGCCAGGACCCGTTTCCTGTCCGTGGAGCCCCTGCTCGAGGATCTTGGACATATGAATCTGAAAGGTATCCATTGGGTCATCGTGGGCGGTGAATCTGGTGTGGGTGCCAGGCCCATGAAGCAGGAGTGGGCGCTTAACATCCGTAATCAGTGCCTGACCGAAGGAGTCGATTTCTTTTTTAAGCAGTGGGGTGCATGGGGGGCGGATGGAAAGCAGCGTACCAAGAAAGCGAATGGTCGTCTGCTGGATGGCCAAGTCTGGAACATGATCCCTTCCGTGATGGTGTGA
- a CDS encoding ATP-binding protein, which produces MATQYTLDAAGQTNGWQLAATYTLHSLELFNWGGFNGLHRADIDLQGTAIIGPTGSGKTTLVDALMTLITAAPRYNLASTGGHESDRDLVSYVRGVTGPGDGSEAQSHIARQGRTVTGLAATLHNGDGLVRLGALLWFDGPSMSPSDMKKLWLFSTHPEQTLQSWLTVQHEGGMRALRQLDKTGSGIWTYPSKKAFLARLRDHFEVRDNAFNLLNRAAGLKQLNSIDDIFRDLVLDDNAQFQRAREVADSFDDLTAIHEELDIARRQQRSLEPIRAGWDKYQQNRTLLTDKITLSEVLPVWFGEQAHRLWKAESERLTHQLHQAEAALATAEEQHRHQQQTRNQLHEAYLQLGGADIETLEDLIREKRANLERCQHHAAQYQQLARSLSLPDTLTREAVLANQTQAAEQLQQVTQAHQDAQEHAFEQGSHRRQASNTLDALRRERSEVEARPRSNIRSDYQQFRALLAEELSLTEDDLPFVGELVQIKASEKAWRGAIERAIGSHRLRILVPPGAMSQALRWINSRHNALHVRILEVKAPQKPPQFLEDGFTRKLDYKDHPYRETIKDLLAGLDLHCVDSSETLRDTPHAITIEGLMSGKARFFDKQDQKRLSADWQTGFDNRDRLAALTQEIADSQAALDAARAEEEKAKSSLAALEQQMASLNLLKNLDYTQINVSQAERELREQDSRLQALKAPDSDAAVAKEKLTEADRLLAQLDTARTDCIGACQKLIASLEQAERAKRNAFSKAEAGLKNAARQLAEAHLPALEPQQLNDIDNIERQTASDLKRQLDKLQGIDTQLAKDLVRAMGNAQKEDRGALSEAGTELEDVPEYLKRLTLLIEEALPEKQQRFKEYLTRSSDEGVLQLLSTIEGEVERIEERLEDLNHTLRRVDFQRDRYLQLVANKVVHESLRTFNKAQNSLNSSRLVDDGGESQYTALQHIVRLLRDACERHRTLGARALLDPRFRLEFKVSVLDRESGRVIETRSGSQGGSGGEKEIIASYVLTASLSYALCPDGSNRPLFGTIVLDEAFSRSSHAVAGRIISALKAFHLHALFITPNKEMRLLRNHTRSAVVVHRRGNESSLTPVSWEALDEARAQRAHTDNEVMNDEGRA; this is translated from the coding sequence ATGGCGACACAATACACGCTGGACGCCGCCGGACAGACGAACGGCTGGCAGCTGGCCGCCACCTACACACTGCATTCCCTGGAACTGTTCAACTGGGGCGGCTTCAACGGCCTGCACCGGGCGGACATCGACTTGCAGGGCACCGCCATCATCGGCCCCACCGGCAGCGGCAAGACCACGCTGGTGGACGCACTGATGACCCTGATTACCGCCGCGCCCCGCTACAATCTGGCCTCCACCGGCGGCCACGAGAGTGACCGGGACCTGGTGTCCTATGTACGCGGCGTCACCGGCCCCGGCGACGGCAGCGAAGCGCAGTCGCATATTGCCCGGCAGGGCCGCACCGTCACCGGCCTGGCCGCCACACTGCATAACGGCGACGGCCTGGTCCGCCTGGGCGCCCTGCTGTGGTTCGACGGCCCCAGCATGTCGCCGTCGGACATGAAGAAACTGTGGCTGTTCAGCACCCATCCCGAGCAAACCCTGCAAAGCTGGTTAACCGTGCAGCACGAAGGCGGCATGCGCGCCCTGCGGCAACTGGACAAGACCGGGAGCGGCATCTGGACCTACCCGAGCAAAAAGGCTTTTCTGGCGCGCCTGCGCGACCACTTCGAGGTCCGCGACAACGCCTTCAACCTGCTCAACCGCGCCGCAGGCCTCAAGCAACTGAACAGCATCGACGACATCTTCCGGGATCTGGTGCTGGACGATAACGCCCAGTTCCAGCGCGCCCGCGAAGTGGCAGACAGCTTCGATGACCTGACCGCCATCCACGAAGAACTGGACATCGCCCGGCGTCAGCAACGCTCCCTGGAGCCCATCCGGGCCGGTTGGGACAAGTACCAGCAAAACCGCACATTACTGACCGACAAGATCACCCTGAGCGAAGTTCTGCCTGTCTGGTTTGGCGAACAGGCCCACCGTTTGTGGAAAGCCGAATCAGAGCGCCTGACGCACCAGCTGCACCAGGCGGAAGCCGCCCTGGCCACCGCCGAGGAACAGCATCGCCACCAGCAGCAAACGCGCAACCAGTTGCACGAGGCCTACCTGCAACTCGGCGGGGCCGATATCGAAACGCTGGAAGACCTGATTCGGGAAAAACGCGCCAACCTGGAACGCTGCCAGCACCATGCCGCGCAGTACCAGCAACTGGCCCGCTCCCTGTCACTGCCCGACACCCTCACCCGCGAAGCCGTGCTGGCCAACCAGACACAGGCCGCCGAACAACTGCAGCAGGTCACCCAGGCGCACCAGGACGCACAGGAGCACGCTTTTGAACAGGGCAGCCATCGCCGCCAGGCAAGCAACACGCTGGACGCCCTGCGCCGGGAACGGTCCGAGGTAGAAGCGCGCCCGCGCTCCAATATTCGCAGCGACTACCAGCAATTCCGGGCCCTGCTGGCCGAAGAGCTGTCACTGACAGAAGACGACCTGCCTTTTGTGGGCGAACTGGTACAGATCAAGGCCTCAGAGAAAGCCTGGCGTGGCGCCATCGAGCGCGCCATTGGCAGCCACCGGCTGCGCATCCTGGTACCGCCGGGCGCCATGAGCCAGGCGCTGCGCTGGATCAACAGCCGTCACAATGCCCTGCATGTGCGTATTCTCGAAGTCAAAGCCCCCCAAAAACCGCCGCAGTTTCTGGAAGACGGCTTTACCCGCAAGCTCGATTACAAGGACCACCCCTACCGGGAAACCATCAAGGATCTTCTCGCCGGGCTGGACCTGCATTGCGTGGACTCATCGGAGACCTTGCGTGATACACCGCATGCAATAACGATCGAAGGTCTGATGTCGGGCAAGGCACGCTTCTTCGACAAACAGGACCAGAAACGCCTCAGTGCTGACTGGCAGACCGGCTTTGACAACCGGGATCGATTGGCCGCCCTGACGCAAGAGATTGCCGACAGTCAGGCAGCGCTGGACGCCGCCCGTGCAGAGGAAGAAAAAGCCAAGTCGTCACTGGCGGCCCTTGAGCAGCAGATGGCCTCTCTGAATCTGCTGAAAAATCTGGACTACACCCAGATCAATGTGTCACAGGCCGAGCGAGAACTGCGAGAGCAGGACAGCCGTCTTCAGGCATTGAAAGCACCAGACTCCGACGCCGCGGTTGCCAAGGAAAAACTAACCGAAGCAGACCGTTTACTCGCGCAGCTGGATACTGCGCGCACGGACTGTATTGGCGCCTGCCAGAAGCTGATCGCCTCACTGGAGCAGGCAGAACGAGCAAAGCGCAACGCTTTCAGCAAAGCCGAAGCCGGCCTGAAGAATGCCGCGCGGCAATTGGCCGAAGCCCATCTGCCCGCGCTTGAACCGCAACAGCTCAACGATATAGATAACATCGAAAGACAGACCGCCAGCGATCTGAAACGACAATTGGATAAACTGCAGGGCATTGACACCCAACTGGCCAAAGATCTGGTCAGGGCCATGGGCAACGCCCAGAAAGAAGATCGCGGCGCCCTTTCGGAAGCAGGCACCGAGCTGGAAGATGTGCCGGAGTACCTGAAACGGCTCACTCTGCTTATCGAGGAAGCCCTGCCGGAAAAACAGCAACGCTTCAAAGAATACCTCACCCGCTCCTCCGACGAAGGCGTATTGCAGTTACTGTCCACCATCGAGGGCGAAGTCGAGCGCATCGAAGAACGCCTGGAAGACCTCAACCACACTCTGCGACGGGTCGACTTCCAGCGCGACCGCTACCTGCAACTGGTTGCCAACAAGGTCGTCCACGAAAGCCTGCGTACCTTCAACAAGGCGCAGAACAGCCTGAACTCATCACGCCTGGTCGATGACGGCGGCGAAAGCCAGTACACGGCCCTGCAACATATCGTGCGCCTGCTGCGCGACGCCTGCGAACGGCACCGTACCCTCGGCGCGCGCGCCCTGCTGGACCCGCGCTTCCGGCTGGAATTCAAGGTATCCGTACTGGATCGGGAAAGCGGCCGCGTCATCGAAACCCGCAGCGGCTCCCAGGGCGGCAGCGGCGGGGAAAAGGAAATTATCGCCTCCTATGTGCTCACCGCCTCTCTCAGCTATGCCCTGTGCCCGGACGGCAGCAACCGGCCCCTGTTCGGCACCATCGTGCTGGACGAAGCCTTTTCCCGCAGCTCCCATGCCGTGGCCGGGCGCATCATTTCTGCACTGAAAGCATTTCACCTGCACGCGCTGTTCATCACCCCCAATAAGGAAATGCGGCTGCTGCGCAACCACACCCGCTCGGCCGTCGTGGTCCATCGCCGTGGCAATGAATCCAGCCTGACGCCGGTAAGCTGGGAGGCGCTCGACGAGGCCCGCGCACAACGCGCCCACACCGACAATGAAGTAATGAACGATGAAGGGAGAGCATGA
- a CDS encoding DUF3322 domain-containing protein codes for MKSPTELAERLARQWHRAPLRVERLLSADSWPLRLPIGKPTGGQFAHQIPQVQAHVQRWRAVSIGEVIWETVNYRAGAEPVSVPVYWCLRTPSEWVAATGNDLVREEFSILEELAHGVSPLYRELLVTERPLWRSKAPRDVITAATLADTLSPGIAAGRPLRLLGGLEVDTKFVERHATLLTRLLDERYNGAASEQGLYPFLDAPADKDHWLMIVPLQAGLLPFRRQRVTAQELARAPLPGSRVLVVENEQCLHLLPALPDTVAILGAGLDLQWLGADTFRDKQVAYWGDMDTWGLLMLARARQYCPALCSLMMTRAHFERHAPGCAVPEPVPAKHSAPAELNDEERAFFEFLLGQEKGRLEQEYLPEEVVHREMGGWGRCHGIEHQAL; via the coding sequence ATGAAATCCCCCACTGAGCTGGCTGAACGACTGGCCCGCCAATGGCATCGGGCACCGCTGCGGGTGGAACGCCTGCTGTCTGCAGACAGCTGGCCATTGCGATTGCCCATCGGCAAGCCCACCGGCGGCCAGTTTGCCCATCAGATCCCGCAGGTGCAGGCGCATGTACAACGCTGGCGAGCCGTCAGCATCGGCGAGGTCATCTGGGAAACCGTCAATTATCGCGCCGGCGCGGAACCGGTGTCCGTGCCGGTGTACTGGTGCCTGCGGACGCCATCGGAATGGGTGGCGGCCACCGGCAATGATCTCGTCCGTGAAGAATTCAGCATTCTGGAGGAGCTGGCGCACGGCGTCTCCCCGCTATACCGGGAACTGCTGGTGACCGAACGCCCGTTGTGGCGCAGCAAAGCACCCCGTGACGTGATAACCGCCGCCACCCTCGCCGACACCCTGTCCCCGGGCATCGCCGCCGGGCGTCCGCTCAGGCTGCTGGGCGGGCTGGAGGTAGACACCAAATTTGTCGAGCGCCATGCCACCCTGCTGACCCGGCTGCTGGATGAACGGTACAACGGCGCCGCCAGCGAACAGGGGTTATACCCTTTTCTCGATGCGCCCGCAGACAAGGACCACTGGCTGATGATCGTGCCGCTCCAGGCCGGGCTGCTCCCCTTCCGGCGCCAACGCGTCACCGCGCAGGAACTGGCCCGGGCCCCCTTGCCCGGCTCACGCGTGCTGGTGGTGGAAAACGAGCAATGCCTGCACCTGTTACCTGCCCTGCCCGATACCGTCGCCATTCTCGGCGCCGGGCTGGATCTGCAATGGCTTGGTGCCGACACCTTCCGCGATAAGCAGGTGGCTTACTGGGGCGATATGGATACCTGGGGGCTGCTGATGCTGGCGCGTGCCCGGCAGTATTGCCCAGCACTTTGTTCATTGATGATGACACGGGCGCATTTTGAGCGGCATGCGCCGGGGTGTGCTGTGCCGGAGCCTGTGCCCGCCAAACACAGTGCGCCCGCGGAGCTGAACGACGAAGAGCGGGCCTTTTTTGAGTTTCTCCTGGGGCAGGAGAAGGGGCGGCTGGAGCAGGAGTATCTTCCTGAGGAGGTGGTGCATCGGGAGATGGGGGGCTGGGGAAGATGCCACGGTATTGAACACCAGGCCCTTTAA